From Brassica oleracea var. oleracea cultivar TO1000 chromosome C3, BOL, whole genome shotgun sequence, a single genomic window includes:
- the LOC106330729 gene encoding uncharacterized protein LOC106330729 has product MSLVFADISVKSPVGILEDLQLKVGNTSVPPDFVVLELEEESKDPLILGRPFQCTVGAIIDVRQGKIDLNLGDIVMQFEMDELLKKPMLDGHTFEVDEGIDPLQPRDGMIEEILTEDPLELALVRAEAEQSVENIDADRYAKMLDSGRSMGRMVASLSGGRKHKDENTSTGATPLPNSLVPPNLPDDP; this is encoded by the coding sequence ATGTCCTTGGTGTTCGCGGATATATCAGTTAAGTCCCCGGTTGGTATTCTAGAGGATCTCCAACTAAAAGTTGGGAACACCTCTGTTCCACCAGACTTCGTAGTTCTAGAGCTGGAAGAGGAATCCAAAGATCCTCTCATCTTAGGAAGACCGTTCCAATGTACTGTTGGAGCCATCATTGATGTGCGGCAAGGGAAGATTGATCTCAATCTGGGGGACATAGTCATGCAGTTCGAGATGGATGAGCTGCTGAAGAAACCGATGCTGGATGGACATACCTTCGAGGTGGATGAAGGGATTGATCCGCTGCAACCTCGCGACGGGATGATCGAGGAGATTCTTACAGAAGATCCACTTGAGCTTGCACTAGTAAGAGCTGAGGCCGAGCAGAGTGTCGAGAACATTGACGCAGACAGGTATGCCAAGATGCTTGACTCTGGAAGGAGTATGGGAAGAATGGTGGCGAGTCTGTCTGGGGGAAGAAAGCACAAGGACGAGAACACTTCAACTGGAGCGACCCCTTTACCGAACTCGCTTGTTCCGCCGAACCTACCTGATGATCCCTAG